From a single Geothermobacter ehrlichii genomic region:
- a CDS encoding MgtC/SapB family protein, giving the protein MSPQSPAEDLVVFLDSVMVAKLLLASLAGGLVGFERERHGRPAGLRTHLLVALAACLMMIVSEAFFLKYEVLSADSVVRLDPARIAAQIVTGIGFLGAGVILKEGVNVRGLTTAASLWVVAGLGMAFGAGLFAVGALATVLALISLVWLKRLDPMLKKDRYTNFKVTGRYREQLVDEVEKMIVDRGLRIVDARMTINRMGGEIVLEYVITNHRRRIGRELTASILQLEGVERISYR; this is encoded by the coding sequence ATGTCTCCCCAGTCCCCAGCCGAAGACCTGGTGGTCTTTCTCGACTCGGTCATGGTGGCCAAGCTGCTGCTGGCTTCGCTGGCCGGTGGTCTGGTCGGATTCGAGCGGGAGCGGCACGGTCGTCCGGCCGGCCTGCGTACCCACCTGCTGGTGGCTCTCGCCGCCTGCCTGATGATGATCGTGTCCGAGGCCTTCTTTCTCAAGTACGAGGTGCTGTCAGCCGATTCGGTGGTCCGGCTCGACCCGGCGCGCATCGCCGCCCAGATCGTGACCGGCATCGGTTTTCTCGGTGCCGGGGTCATCCTCAAGGAGGGGGTGAACGTTCGCGGTCTGACCACGGCCGCTTCCCTGTGGGTGGTCGCCGGGCTGGGGATGGCTTTCGGCGCCGGGCTTTTCGCTGTCGGCGCCCTGGCGACGGTGCTCGCCCTGATCAGCCTGGTCTGGCTGAAGCGGCTCGATCCGATGCTGAAGAAGGACCGCTACACGAACTTCAAGGTTACGGGCCGGTACCGGGAGCAGCTGGTCGACGAGGTGGAGAAGATGATCGTCGACCGCGGGCTGCGTATCGTCGACGCGCGGATGACCATTAATCGGATGGGCGGCGAGATCGTTCTCGAATACGTGATCACCAACCACCGCCGCCGCATCGGCCGGGAGCTGACGGCGAGCATCTTGCAGTTGGAGGGAGTGGAGCGGATCAGCTACCGTTGA
- the hemH gene encoding ferrochelatase — protein MSDRLGLVLLNMGGPDSLEAVEPFLYNLFSDRELIRLPGGALLQKPFARLISRFRARHVRQLYDDIGGASPLREWTERQAAGIAARLGEQVRPFVAMRYWHPFADEALERMKTEGIDRAVVLSMYPHYTGATTGSSINDFRRRAAVVHPQLEYSLIEQWYDWPGYLDALAARVTAGLEQFHELLRDQVRILFSAHALPQKFIDRGDPYLRHVTATVEGVMQRVGHPHWTIAFQSRSGPVRWMEPDTVEVIRDYGRQGVESLLVVPISFVSDHIETLHEIDIQYRNLAFEHGIRHFHRAPSLNDGDDFLQAMAGLVRRHLEAWP, from the coding sequence ATGTCTGACCGACTCGGACTGGTACTGCTCAACATGGGAGGGCCCGACTCGCTGGAAGCGGTCGAGCCCTTTCTCTACAACCTGTTCAGCGACCGGGAGCTGATCCGGCTGCCGGGCGGGGCGCTGCTGCAGAAACCCTTCGCCCGGCTGATTTCCCGTTTTCGCGCCCGCCATGTCCGGCAGCTCTACGACGACATCGGTGGTGCATCGCCGCTGCGCGAGTGGACCGAAAGGCAGGCGGCCGGCATTGCCGCCAGGCTGGGGGAGCAGGTCCGCCCCTTTGTTGCCATGCGCTACTGGCATCCTTTCGCCGACGAAGCGCTGGAGCGCATGAAGACGGAGGGCATCGACCGGGCGGTGGTTCTTTCCATGTATCCGCACTATACCGGCGCCACCACCGGCAGCAGCATCAACGATTTTCGCCGCCGGGCGGCGGTCGTCCATCCCCAACTCGAGTATTCGCTGATCGAGCAGTGGTACGACTGGCCGGGTTATCTCGACGCCCTGGCGGCACGGGTGACCGCCGGACTCGAACAGTTCCACGAACTGCTCCGCGACCAGGTGCGCATCCTCTTCTCCGCCCATGCCCTGCCGCAGAAATTCATCGACCGCGGCGATCCCTACCTGCGGCATGTGACCGCGACCGTCGAGGGGGTCATGCAGCGGGTCGGCCATCCGCACTGGACCATCGCCTTCCAGAGTCGCAGCGGCCCGGTGCGCTGGATGGAGCCCGACACCGTCGAGGTGATCAGGGACTACGGCCGCCAGGGGGTGGAGAGCCTGCTGGTGGTGCCCATCTCCTTTGTCTCCGACCATATCGAAACCCTGCACGAAATCGACATCCAGTACCGCAACCTGGCCTTCGAGCACGGCATTCGCCATTTCCACCGGGCGCCATCCCTCAACGACGGCGACGATTTCCTGCAGGCCATGGCCGGGCTGGTTCGCCGACATCTGGAGGCCTGGCCATGA
- the hemE gene encoding uroporphyrinogen decarboxylase, protein MSQDYTFLKACRGERTDYTPVWLMRQAGRYLPQYMEVRRKVSFLELCKTPELAAEVTIQPIDYLNADAAILFSDILTPVEPMGLKLDFVPGPVFENPVRTAADIEALRIPQVEEDVPYVYETIRILRRELDGRVPLIGFGGAPFTLACYMVEGKGSKDFAQIKRMMYGAPELYAALMEKVTEMDRLYLNAQVAAGAQAIQIFDTWGGIVSPLDYEKFILPYTRKLIAGLDKSVPIIHFVKGAGTMLDKVKLAGSDVVGLDWHVNLGAARDILGADVAVQGNLDPTVLYAPKEHIRTEVKRILDENAGRPGHIFNLGHGILPTVAPEHAKYMVECVHELSGK, encoded by the coding sequence ATGTCCCAGGACTACACCTTTCTCAAGGCCTGCCGCGGCGAGCGGACCGACTACACCCCGGTCTGGCTGATGCGCCAGGCCGGCCGTTATCTGCCGCAGTACATGGAGGTCCGTCGCAAGGTCAGCTTTCTCGAGCTGTGCAAGACGCCGGAGCTGGCGGCCGAGGTGACCATCCAGCCGATCGACTATCTGAACGCCGACGCGGCGATTCTCTTTTCCGACATCCTGACCCCGGTCGAGCCGATGGGACTGAAGCTCGATTTCGTCCCCGGGCCGGTGTTCGAAAATCCGGTGCGCACCGCAGCCGACATCGAGGCGCTGCGGATTCCGCAGGTGGAGGAGGATGTGCCCTATGTCTATGAAACCATCCGCATCCTGCGCCGCGAACTGGACGGCCGGGTGCCGCTGATCGGTTTCGGCGGGGCGCCCTTCACTCTGGCCTGCTACATGGTCGAGGGGAAGGGGAGCAAGGATTTTGCCCAGATCAAGCGGATGATGTACGGCGCACCCGAGCTCTACGCGGCGCTGATGGAGAAGGTGACCGAAATGGACCGGCTCTACCTGAACGCCCAGGTCGCCGCCGGCGCTCAGGCGATCCAGATCTTCGACACCTGGGGCGGAATCGTCTCCCCGCTCGACTACGAGAAGTTCATCCTGCCCTACACCAGAAAACTGATTGCCGGTCTTGACAAGAGCGTGCCGATCATCCACTTCGTCAAGGGCGCCGGCACCATGCTCGACAAGGTGAAGCTGGCCGGCTCCGACGTGGTCGGCCTCGACTGGCATGTCAATCTGGGCGCCGCGCGCGACATTCTCGGTGCCGATGTCGCCGTGCAGGGCAACCTCGACCCGACCGTGCTCTACGCGCCGAAGGAGCATATCCGCACCGAGGTGAAGCGGATTCTGGACGAGAACGCCGGCCGCCCCGGGCATATCTTCAACCTCGGGCACGGGATCCTGCCGACGGTCGCCCCGGAACACGCGAAGTACATGGTCGAGTGCGTGCATGAACTGAGCGGCAAGTAG
- a CDS encoding radical SAM/SPASM domain-containing protein: MADQDEKFIPKWIAWETTQRCNLNCVHCRCSSDMNAAAGDFNTEEAFKLIDDICEVSKPVLVLSGGEPLLRDDIFDIARYGTEKGLRMCMATNGTLITDEVCRQMKEADIKMVSLSLDGSTAEVHDNFRNCEGAFEGTVRGAEILKRNGIKFLINSSFTKRNQHDIGNTFRLAKSLGATAWYMFMIVPTGRGEEIMNELISKEDYEEILKWHYEQEKHEDEILMRPTCAPHYYRIVPQMAKAEGVDFKRRSLTFSTGGGKGCIAAQTICLIDCFGNLKPCSYFHSSVGNVKQIPFKELWFNAKTFKDLRDFKAYKGKCGECEFINICGGCRARADAVYGDYMAEEPFCNYIPARTRKRLQQEAAE, translated from the coding sequence ATGGCGGACCAGGACGAAAAATTCATTCCCAAGTGGATCGCCTGGGAGACGACCCAGCGCTGCAACCTGAACTGCGTACACTGCCGCTGCTCTTCCGACATGAATGCGGCGGCCGGCGACTTCAACACCGAAGAGGCCTTCAAGCTGATCGATGATATCTGCGAGGTCTCCAAACCGGTGCTGGTTCTTTCCGGCGGTGAGCCCCTGTTGCGGGACGATATCTTCGACATCGCCCGCTACGGCACCGAAAAGGGACTGCGGATGTGCATGGCGACCAACGGCACCCTGATCACCGATGAGGTCTGCCGGCAGATGAAGGAGGCCGACATCAAGATGGTCTCCCTCTCCCTCGACGGTTCGACCGCCGAGGTGCACGACAATTTCCGCAACTGCGAGGGGGCCTTTGAGGGGACGGTGCGCGGTGCCGAAATTCTGAAGCGCAACGGCATCAAGTTCCTGATCAACTCCTCCTTCACCAAGCGCAACCAGCACGACATCGGCAACACCTTCCGGCTGGCCAAGAGTCTTGGTGCCACCGCCTGGTACATGTTCATGATCGTGCCGACCGGACGCGGCGAAGAGATCATGAACGAGTTGATCTCCAAGGAGGACTACGAAGAGATTCTCAAGTGGCACTACGAGCAGGAAAAACATGAGGACGAAATTCTCATGCGGCCGACCTGCGCTCCACACTACTACCGGATCGTACCGCAGATGGCCAAAGCGGAAGGGGTCGATTTCAAGCGCCGCAGCCTGACCTTTTCCACCGGCGGCGGCAAGGGCTGCATCGCCGCCCAGACCATCTGCCTGATCGACTGTTTCGGCAATCTGAAGCCCTGCTCCTACTTCCACTCGTCGGTCGGCAACGTCAAGCAGATTCCGTTCAAGGAACTCTGGTTCAACGCCAAGACCTTCAAGGATTTGCGTGATTTCAAGGCCTACAAGGGCAAGTGCGGCGAGTGCGAATTCATCAACATCTGCGGCGGCTGCCGCGCCCGGGCCGACGCGGTCTACGGCGACTACATGGCCGAAGAACCCTTCTGCAACTACATTCCGGCCCGCACCCGCAAACGGCTGCAGCAGGAAGCGGCGGAATAG
- a CDS encoding 3'-5' exonuclease: MDTSTIKPTTKYWVFLLAIIFLLFLVIFASFTASWFALSPEEQALVEKFARKLFPYPLMGAIILCLIIGSLVSLLFRHYIIPILQLSEETKLISVANPNYRIKPKGAREVVKLIEVINETADAYQKLQQEVRAEVDKARAELQAERNRLAALMSELPNGVLVCNTDGQILLYNARAQDLLQQPGKLVGLGRSVFSVLEREPILHALDVLHHAARNGQKSPKTNFIMTVRENLSLRVNMAPVFANGNGDRHMTGFVLALEDMTSQLEAELERDMVFRTLTEAMRFSTDEIRQAISTILSRPNLDAGQLFELRQVIDRASQALEEQLKHARSAYARHLSSRSRTDDILASDLLELLKRHLRRQLRRPVAMQAEQEIWLKTDSYSLLQGIGQLANRLAEQQGLAEIALELKGRGDNRAVLAIHWKGCALELKELHRWQRRPLIRDARDQLISVLDLVQKWDGQITPRLNADNLCEGIDISLRRGEPEERFETLEGPEHRPVYYEFNLFQRHGWEELGQVALRNLTYVVFDTETTGLNPSKGDEIIQIGGVRVIGTRILYDETIDQLVDPQRHVPPESVAIHHIQPEMLRGQPTIDKVLPNFHHFCEGSVLVAHNAAFDMRFLQMKEELTGLRFDHPVLDTLLLSWVVHPNQENHNLDDIARRLDIPIVGRHTALGDALVTAEVLVRLIPLLEARGIHTLEEALIASAASPYNRIKF, encoded by the coding sequence ATGGACACATCTACCATCAAGCCGACAACCAAGTACTGGGTTTTTCTGCTGGCCATCATCTTCCTTCTCTTTCTGGTCATCTTCGCCAGCTTCACCGCCTCCTGGTTCGCCCTCAGCCCCGAAGAACAGGCCCTGGTCGAGAAGTTCGCCAGGAAACTCTTCCCCTACCCCCTGATGGGAGCGATCATCCTCTGCCTGATCATCGGCTCGCTGGTCAGCCTGCTTTTCAGGCACTACATCATTCCGATCCTGCAGCTGAGCGAGGAGACCAAGCTGATCTCGGTCGCCAACCCGAACTACCGCATCAAGCCGAAGGGGGCGCGGGAAGTGGTCAAGCTGATCGAGGTCATCAACGAAACCGCCGACGCGTACCAGAAACTGCAGCAGGAAGTGCGCGCCGAGGTCGACAAGGCCCGGGCCGAGTTGCAGGCCGAGCGCAACCGCCTGGCGGCCCTGATGTCGGAACTGCCCAACGGCGTGCTGGTCTGCAACACCGACGGCCAGATCCTGCTCTACAACGCCCGGGCCCAGGACCTGCTGCAACAGCCGGGAAAGCTGGTCGGCCTGGGCCGCTCGGTCTTTTCGGTGCTGGAACGGGAACCGATCCTGCACGCCCTGGACGTGCTGCACCATGCCGCACGCAACGGCCAGAAAAGCCCGAAGACCAACTTCATCATGACAGTCCGGGAAAACCTGAGCCTGCGGGTGAACATGGCGCCGGTTTTCGCCAACGGCAACGGCGATCGCCACATGACCGGCTTCGTTCTGGCCCTGGAGGACATGACCAGCCAGCTCGAGGCCGAACTCGAACGGGACATGGTCTTCCGCACCCTGACCGAAGCGATGCGCTTTTCCACCGACGAAATCAGGCAGGCCATTTCCACCATCCTGTCCCGACCGAACCTCGACGCCGGACAGCTGTTCGAGCTGCGCCAGGTGATCGACCGCGCCTCGCAGGCGCTGGAGGAACAGCTGAAACATGCCCGCAGCGCCTACGCACGCCACCTGAGCAGCCGCAGCCGCACTGACGACATTCTTGCCTCCGACCTACTGGAGCTGCTGAAACGCCACCTGCGCCGGCAGTTACGCCGTCCCGTTGCCATGCAGGCGGAGCAGGAGATCTGGCTCAAGACCGACAGCTACAGCCTGCTGCAGGGGATCGGCCAGCTGGCCAACCGCCTCGCCGAACAGCAGGGACTGGCGGAGATCGCTCTCGAACTGAAGGGGCGGGGTGACAACAGGGCCGTTCTGGCCATCCACTGGAAAGGCTGCGCCCTCGAACTGAAAGAGCTCCATCGCTGGCAGCGGCGGCCGCTGATCCGCGACGCCCGCGACCAGCTGATCTCGGTCCTCGACCTGGTACAGAAATGGGACGGGCAGATCACCCCCCGGCTCAACGCCGACAACCTGTGCGAAGGGATCGACATCAGCCTGCGCCGGGGCGAACCGGAGGAGCGGTTCGAAACCCTGGAGGGGCCGGAACACCGACCGGTCTACTACGAATTCAACCTCTTTCAGCGCCACGGCTGGGAAGAGCTCGGCCAGGTGGCGCTGCGCAACCTGACCTATGTCGTCTTCGATACCGAAACCACCGGCCTCAATCCGTCGAAGGGGGACGAAATCATCCAGATCGGCGGCGTGCGGGTGATAGGCACCCGCATCCTTTACGACGAAACCATCGACCAGCTGGTCGATCCGCAGCGCCACGTGCCGCCCGAATCGGTCGCCATCCACCACATTCAGCCGGAAATGCTGCGCGGCCAGCCGACCATCGACAAGGTGCTGCCCAATTTCCACCATTTCTGCGAAGGCTCGGTGCTGGTGGCCCACAACGCCGCCTTCGACATGCGCTTTCTGCAGATGAAGGAAGAGCTGACCGGCCTCAGGTTCGACCATCCGGTCCTCGACACGCTGCTGCTCTCCTGGGTGGTGCACCCCAACCAGGAGAACCACAACCTGGACGACATCGCTCGACGCCTCGACATTCCGATCGTCGGCCGCCACACCGCCCTCGGAGACGCCCTGGTCACCGCCGAAGTCCTGGTCCGGCTCATTCCCCTGCTCGAAGCCAGGGGGATTCACACCCTGGAGGAGGCCCTGATCGCCTCGGCCGCGTCGCCCTACAACAGGATCAAGTTCTAG
- a CDS encoding NAD(P)H-dependent flavin oxidoreductase, which translates to MVPTLKIGRHEVPFPLIQGGMGVRVSGASLAGHVARCGGIGLVASAGIGLGSRFFEGNNYFVAEPLAMKEEIRKAYEIAPDGVIGVNCMVAASDYDVLVRSACEAGAKLIVSGAGLPLNLPGLTEDFPEVALVPIVSSVKAAELICRKWQRGFNRLPDAIVVEDPETAGGHLGARPEDIGAGTYDQMATVRGVKRMLTEKFALDIPVITAGGIWDRSDLLQALEAGADGVQMGTRFVTTEECDASPAFKQAYIDCRPEDIGLIMSPAGLPGRALKANVPALEERERRLGTSCPMGCLRKCSYQASRERFCIISALDRAQRGDTETGLVFCGSNAWRASRIETVQEIFNDLFALQSEEVVNQ; encoded by the coding sequence ATGGTGCCAACCTTGAAAATCGGACGACACGAAGTTCCTTTTCCCCTGATTCAGGGCGGTATGGGGGTCCGCGTGTCCGGTGCCAGCCTCGCCGGCCATGTCGCTCGTTGCGGAGGCATAGGGTTGGTCGCTTCGGCGGGCATCGGTCTGGGCAGCCGTTTTTTCGAAGGAAACAACTATTTTGTCGCCGAGCCGCTGGCCATGAAGGAGGAGATCCGCAAGGCCTACGAGATCGCGCCCGACGGCGTGATCGGGGTCAACTGCATGGTCGCCGCCAGCGACTACGACGTGCTGGTGCGTTCGGCCTGCGAGGCCGGGGCCAAGCTGATCGTCAGCGGCGCCGGACTGCCGCTGAATCTGCCCGGACTGACCGAGGACTTTCCCGAAGTCGCCCTGGTGCCGATCGTTTCCTCGGTCAAGGCGGCGGAACTGATCTGCCGCAAATGGCAGCGGGGCTTCAATCGCCTGCCGGACGCCATCGTGGTCGAGGATCCGGAAACGGCGGGCGGGCATCTCGGTGCCCGGCCGGAGGATATCGGCGCCGGCACCTACGACCAGATGGCCACGGTGCGCGGCGTCAAGCGGATGCTGACCGAGAAGTTCGCGCTCGACATTCCGGTCATTACCGCCGGCGGCATCTGGGATCGCTCGGATCTGCTGCAGGCGCTGGAGGCGGGAGCCGACGGTGTGCAGATGGGAACCCGCTTCGTCACCACCGAGGAATGCGACGCCTCGCCGGCCTTCAAGCAGGCCTACATCGACTGCCGGCCGGAGGATATCGGCCTGATCATGTCGCCCGCCGGGTTGCCGGGGCGGGCCCTGAAAGCCAACGTTCCGGCGCTCGAAGAGCGCGAGAGACGTCTAGGTACGAGCTGCCCCATGGGATGTCTGCGCAAGTGCAGCTACCAGGCGTCACGGGAGCGGTTCTGCATTATCAGTGCCCTTGACCGGGCCCAGCGCGGCGACACAGAGACCGGCCTGGTCTTCTGCGGCAGCAACGCCTGGCGGGCCAGCCGCATCGAGACGGTGCAGGAGATTTTCAACGATCTGTTCGCTCTGCAAAGCGAAGAGGTGGTGAATCAGTAG
- a CDS encoding sensor histidine kinase, producing MKLLRGLFNPVFAFVGLQILWVLVLLGWINWFMGRHQQLRELAERYSPELAGSQIDWVILVEGILLLVAILAAAYVIFIYWRRQIALNRAQRNFIAQVTHELKSPLSSLQLHIETLRRHRVDPERLATFLDTMQADVKRLDILTSNLLTVNRLEHKGLKLALKPGNFSALTESYFKDIMYALPRAGHMTLDIEPDLHAHFEAESMRTVFRNLLENALLYSEGTPQLHVSLKREGTRLHFAFRDNGCGLARDELRKVFKMFYRVQGTGKTIRGSGLGLFIVRAIVRMHKGKVWLESPGPGKGTTAHVLLPAWKGPVPSGEEMG from the coding sequence ATGAAACTGCTGCGCGGTCTCTTCAACCCCGTTTTCGCCTTCGTCGGCCTGCAGATCCTGTGGGTGCTGGTCCTGCTCGGCTGGATCAACTGGTTCATGGGCCGCCACCAGCAGCTCAGAGAGCTGGCGGAACGTTACAGCCCTGAACTGGCCGGCAGCCAGATCGACTGGGTCATCCTGGTCGAGGGAATTCTGCTGCTGGTGGCCATCCTCGCCGCCGCCTACGTCATCTTCATCTACTGGCGCCGGCAGATCGCGCTCAACCGCGCCCAGCGCAATTTCATCGCCCAGGTCACCCACGAACTGAAGTCCCCCCTATCCTCGCTGCAGCTGCACATCGAAACCCTGCGCCGCCACCGGGTCGACCCGGAGCGTCTGGCGACCTTTCTCGACACCATGCAGGCCGACGTCAAGCGGCTCGACATCCTGACCAGCAACCTGCTGACGGTCAACCGCCTGGAGCACAAGGGGCTGAAACTGGCGCTGAAGCCGGGTAATTTCTCCGCCCTGACCGAGTCCTACTTCAAGGACATCATGTACGCCCTGCCCAGAGCAGGTCACATGACCCTCGACATCGAGCCCGATCTCCACGCCCACTTCGAGGCCGAGTCGATGCGCACCGTCTTTCGCAACCTGCTGGAAAATGCCCTGCTCTACAGCGAAGGCACCCCACAGCTGCACGTCAGCCTGAAACGGGAAGGCACGCGCCTGCATTTCGCTTTTCGGGACAACGGCTGCGGGCTGGCCAGAGACGAGCTGCGCAAGGTCTTCAAGATGTTCTACCGGGTCCAGGGGACCGGCAAGACCATCCGGGGCTCCGGGCTGGGGCTGTTCATCGTCCGGGCGATCGTCCGCATGCACAAGGGGAAGGTCTGGCTCGAAAGTCCGGGGCCCGGCAAGGGAACGACGGCCCATGTGCTGCTGCCGGCCTGGAAAGGCCCGGTTCCGTCCGGCGAGGAGATGGGATGA
- a CDS encoding response regulator transcription factor, with protein sequence MSTPTILLIEDEQHIAEGLIFNLEAEGYRVLWAQSGEEGLELLQREQVSLLVLDLMLPGISGYEVCRRLRTGNPRLPVLILSARAEERDRVKGLALGADDYLIKPFSLDEFLLRVRGMLKRAEWYQAKTVSELVFGDNRIDLRQGTATTARGELTLTEQELKLLRVLAERAGEVVDRTLLLKEAWGMRPETATRTLDNFIVRLRRYFEPDPARPRHFLTVRGRGYRLVLEPEKTA encoded by the coding sequence ATGAGTACACCGACGATTCTGCTGATCGAGGACGAACAACATATCGCCGAAGGCCTGATCTTCAACCTGGAGGCCGAAGGGTACCGGGTGCTGTGGGCACAGAGCGGGGAAGAGGGGCTCGAACTGCTGCAGCGAGAGCAGGTCAGCCTGCTGGTCCTCGACCTGATGCTGCCGGGCATCTCCGGCTACGAGGTCTGCCGCCGGCTGCGCACCGGCAATCCGCGGCTGCCGGTGCTGATCCTTTCGGCCCGGGCCGAGGAACGCGACCGGGTCAAGGGACTCGCCCTCGGCGCCGACGACTACCTGATCAAGCCCTTTTCCCTCGACGAGTTCCTGCTGCGGGTGCGGGGCATGCTGAAACGGGCGGAATGGTACCAGGCGAAAACAGTGAGCGAGCTGGTCTTCGGCGACAACCGGATCGACCTGCGGCAGGGGACCGCGACGACGGCCAGGGGCGAGCTGACCCTGACCGAACAGGAACTGAAGCTTCTGCGGGTGCTTGCCGAACGGGCCGGCGAGGTAGTCGACCGGACACTGCTGCTGAAGGAAGCCTGGGGGATGCGGCCGGAAACGGCGACCCGGACCCTCGACAACTTCATCGTCCGGCTGCGACGCTATTTCGAGCCGGACCCGGCCCGGCCGAGACATTTTCTCACCGTCCGCGGCCGCGGCTACCGCCTGGTTCTCGAACCGGAAAAGACGGCCTGA
- a CDS encoding nitrite/sulfite reductase domain-containing protein has product MATGKDRPEKGAIVQRDRTTYGIAPHTPAGIVTPEVLRRIADVAEKYQVGQIKLTSAQRIALLGLPEEELDAVWADLGIKPGAPLGLCVRSVKICPGNDWCKRGQQDSVRLGLEVDRRYHGRQLPWKFKMGVSGCANDCAEVCLKDLGLIGTARGWHLMIGGNGGAAPRLARRLIEHVPGEEEALAMLERLVSWFAKQNRKCRLGKLLDEVGEETLRRVALGEE; this is encoded by the coding sequence ATGGCTACAGGCAAGGATCGTCCGGAGAAGGGAGCCATCGTGCAGCGTGACCGCACGACCTACGGCATCGCTCCGCACACGCCGGCCGGCATCGTGACGCCGGAGGTGCTGCGGCGCATCGCCGATGTCGCCGAAAAGTACCAGGTCGGTCAGATCAAGCTGACCAGCGCCCAGCGCATTGCCCTGCTCGGGCTGCCGGAGGAAGAACTGGATGCGGTCTGGGCGGATCTCGGCATTAAGCCGGGGGCGCCGCTGGGGCTCTGTGTCCGTTCGGTCAAGATCTGTCCCGGCAACGACTGGTGCAAGCGCGGGCAGCAGGATTCGGTCCGGCTGGGGCTCGAGGTCGACCGGCGCTATCACGGCCGGCAACTGCCATGGAAGTTCAAGATGGGGGTTTCGGGCTGCGCCAACGACTGCGCCGAGGTCTGCCTCAAGGATCTGGGCCTGATCGGCACCGCCCGGGGCTGGCATCTGATGATCGGCGGCAACGGCGGTGCGGCGCCCCGTCTGGCCCGGCGGCTGATCGAGCATGTTCCCGGCGAGGAAGAGGCGCTGGCCATGCTGGAGCGCCTGGTCTCCTGGTTCGCGAAGCAGAATCGCAAGTGCCGGCTGGGCAAGTTGCTCGACGAGGTCGGCGAAGAGACCTTGCGCCGGGTGGCGCTGGGCGAGGAGTGA
- a CDS encoding rubredoxin-like domain-containing protein has translation MVKRWRCTVCGYIHEGTEPPAVCPACGADCSRFEVVREDEPAFRGPGPSVADHLHPILAHFPNGLMPTTIFLLAVSWLFSRPALEEAVVWMVGLVTCVVPLNLLTGIRDWRRYHGGIKASIFRKKIALGIALGLMGVVALALRLLGGYGLRPLYLTLLFGMLAASVALGYLGGQLMFVAIDKSDPH, from the coding sequence ATGGTGAAACGATGGCGCTGTACGGTTTGCGGCTATATCCACGAAGGGACGGAACCGCCGGCCGTCTGTCCGGCCTGCGGAGCCGATTGTTCCCGGTTCGAAGTGGTTCGCGAGGATGAACCGGCGTTTCGTGGGCCGGGGCCTTCGGTGGCCGACCACCTGCATCCGATCCTCGCCCATTTTCCCAACGGCCTGATGCCGACGACCATCTTCCTGCTGGCGGTCTCGTGGCTGTTTTCCCGCCCTGCGCTCGAAGAGGCGGTGGTCTGGATGGTCGGTCTGGTCACCTGTGTCGTGCCTCTGAACCTGCTGACCGGCATTCGCGACTGGAGGCGCTACCATGGCGGGATCAAGGCGTCGATTTTTCGCAAAAAGATCGCCTTGGGCATCGCTTTGGGCCTGATGGGAGTGGTGGCGCTGGCCCTGCGCCTGCTGGGCGGGTATGGTCTGCGGCCCCTGTATCTGACGCTGCTGTTCGGGATGCTTGCCGCCAGCGTCGCGCTCGGATATCTTGGTGGCCAGCTCATGTTCGTCGCGATTGACAAGAGCGATCCACATTGA